One uncultured Pseudodesulfovibrio sp. genomic window carries:
- a CDS encoding VC0807 family protein has protein sequence MSGTALQRILLGAVVPVLIYYAGREVGVPLVGAALAAIWGVGVSVWCFFRDREVDGFSAIGAAYCLAELAGLAVTRNPDWYLLSPIVSNAAMGCVFLASMACRRPLIQLLAEQSAGKDAFPATVRKSGYYRSLWLRLSVLWGGAYFLRAFGLWIVLKGWSTEVYLATRVVLDWPVVAALIALSFWYPKIYWRQRLHPVKDRIDGE, from the coding sequence GTGTCCGGAACGGCCTTACAGAGGATTTTGCTGGGAGCGGTCGTGCCCGTGCTCATCTACTACGCCGGACGTGAGGTCGGCGTGCCGCTGGTTGGCGCGGCTCTGGCCGCCATCTGGGGCGTTGGGGTGTCGGTCTGGTGTTTCTTTCGGGATCGCGAGGTGGACGGCTTTTCCGCCATCGGCGCGGCCTACTGTCTGGCCGAGCTGGCAGGGCTGGCGGTTACCCGCAACCCGGACTGGTACCTGTTGTCGCCCATCGTTTCGAACGCGGCCATGGGGTGCGTGTTTCTGGCGTCCATGGCCTGCAGGCGGCCCTTGATCCAACTGCTGGCCGAGCAGAGCGCCGGAAAGGACGCCTTTCCGGCTACCGTTCGCAAGAGCGGCTACTATCGTTCCTTATGGCTTCGGCTGAGCGTGCTCTGGGGCGGGGCGTATTTTTTGCGGGCTTTCGGATTGTGGATCGTCCTCAAGGGCTGGTCCACGGAGGTTTATCTGGCAACCCGGGTGGTTCTCGACTGGCCGGTGGTGGCCGCGCTGATCGCCCTGAGTTTCTGGTATCCGAAAATTTATTGGAGACAACGGCTGCATCCTGTAAAAGACAGGATAGATGGAGAATAA
- the xseB gene encoding exodeoxyribonuclease VII small subunit: MATITFEDRLDRLKLVVEQLERGDLPLEEGVALYKEGLELVKACGKQLETARHEVKIVSEGLVREFDALEALTSETEDEL; this comes from the coding sequence ATGGCAACGATTACCTTCGAAGACCGTCTGGATCGGCTCAAGCTCGTGGTCGAGCAATTGGAGCGCGGGGATCTCCCCCTCGAGGAGGGCGTGGCCCTCTACAAGGAGGGGCTGGAACTGGTCAAGGCATGCGGCAAGCAGTTGGAGACCGCCCGGCACGAGGTCAAGATCGTGTCCGAAGGGCTGGTCCGCGAGTTTGACGCGCTCGAAGCGCTGACCTCGGAAACGGAGGACGAGCTGTGA
- a CDS encoding farnesyl diphosphate synthase has translation MTFKEDLGRRAAVVEDYLVTCLRGKGVPDRLLQSMEYSLLAGGKRLRPVLVLSWNGLLGGETDKAMPFAASLECIHTYSLIHDDLPAMDDDDLRRGRPSNHKQFDEATAILAGDGLLTEAFGLMAAASLDEGLPADRVLRAVAVLAQAAGAGGMVGGQAVDMELTGRTGVPLEELKKMHAMKTGALLTASCECGAILAGAEETDIDNAREFGRKIGVAFQIVDDVLDVVGDTATLGKPVGSDEAMGKSTYPSLIGLDKSKTLAREYVDEALTHLSGYFGGEQEFLWQLARYIVDRVY, from the coding sequence GTGACCTTCAAGGAAGATCTGGGCCGCCGTGCGGCCGTGGTGGAAGACTATCTGGTCACCTGCCTTCGGGGCAAGGGTGTCCCGGACCGGTTGCTCCAGTCCATGGAGTACTCGCTGCTGGCCGGGGGCAAGCGGTTGCGGCCCGTGCTGGTTCTGTCCTGGAACGGACTGCTCGGCGGCGAAACGGACAAGGCCATGCCCTTTGCCGCCTCGCTGGAGTGTATCCATACCTATTCGCTGATTCACGATGATCTGCCCGCCATGGATGATGACGACCTGCGGCGTGGGCGTCCGTCCAATCACAAGCAGTTCGACGAGGCCACGGCCATTCTGGCGGGCGACGGATTGCTGACCGAGGCGTTCGGGCTGATGGCCGCCGCGTCATTGGACGAAGGACTGCCTGCAGACCGCGTGCTGCGTGCTGTTGCCGTTTTGGCCCAGGCGGCGGGTGCGGGCGGCATGGTCGGCGGTCAGGCCGTGGATATGGAGTTGACCGGACGAACCGGCGTGCCGCTGGAAGAGCTCAAGAAGATGCACGCCATGAAGACCGGGGCGCTGCTGACCGCCTCCTGCGAGTGCGGGGCGATTCTGGCCGGGGCCGAGGAAACGGATATCGACAACGCCCGCGAGTTCGGGCGCAAGATCGGCGTGGCTTTCCAGATCGTTGACGACGTGCTCGACGTGGTCGGCGACACCGCGACCCTGGGTAAGCCCGTGGGCAGCGACGAGGCCATGGGCAAGAGTACTTATCCGTCGCTTATCGGCCTGGACAAGAGCAAAACCCTGGCTCGGGAGTATGTTGACGAGGCTTTGACGCATTTATCCGGTTATTTCGGAGGGGAACAGGAGTTCCTTTGGCAATTGGCCCGATACATAGTAGACAGGGTGTATTGA